Genomic window (Nitrospirales bacterium LBB_01):
ACAGACACAAGGGTGCTCTTGACGGTAAACTGGAGCGCTTCACAAAAAGTCTGAGAGACGGCGATCAGGAGGAGTTTAACAAATCACTCAACCGAAAAGAACACTGGAGACTGTTTGAGCGTTTTAAGGATAATGCGGTTTATCTCGATATAGAGACAAACGGTCTGCCCTCTAAGGGTGGAGGATACGTTACCATGGTTGGCCTCTATGACGGTTTTGAGTATAATTGTCTGATTAGAGGAAATAACCTAAATCGCCAAAATCTCATGAATGCCCTAAAACCCTTCAAGATGTTAATAACCTTTTATGGCGCTGTTTTTGACATTCCATTTTTAGTTAACAACTTTGCGTTAGAGCTTGATATGCTTCATTTTGACGTCTGTCTGGAGGGTAAACGGGTGGGATTTAACGGGGGATTGAAAAAAATCGAGAGTGTGATGGGAATACTCAGAGACGACGATGTGGTGGGAATGGATGGGTATGCTGCAGTGAGGCTTTGGCAGATGTATAAGCGCGGCGATAATGACTCTCTTTCTACACTGATAAAATATAACAGAGAGGATACGGTTAACCTTCTTACAATCAGCAAGCATGTCTATAATGAACTTAAGCGTTCAACCGGCATATATGATTACATAACTGAGAGCGCTGCCGGTGGATAGGTTATCAGATAAAAAGCGAAATATCTTAAAGGAGTTTTTGCTCTACTTAACAGTGGAAAGAGGGGCTGCGCTGAACACTGTGAATTCTTATGAACTTGACATCGTGCAGTTTCAGTCGTATCTGTCCGGAAACAACGAAACCCTTGAGACATTTACAAGAGAGGATATCGTCGGGTTTATTGAGAGATCCAAAGACAACCAATACTCAATGACTTCAATATGCAGGTTTATATCGTCTATCAGAACTTTTTGTAAGTTTCTGGTTATTGAAAGAGTCAGAGAGGATGATCCGGCTGAGACCATACGGCTTCCCAAGAAGTGGGAGTCAATTCCAAAGGCGTTAAGTTTTGACGATGTGTTGTCGCTTCTTAGCGCAAAGGTTTCAGGCAGGATGGTTGTAAGGGACAGGGCGATGCTTGAGCTTTTGTACTCATCAGGGCTTAGGGTGACTGAGCTTATGGGGGTAGAGGTGGACAGGGTGAATTTTCAGGCCGGGTTTTTAACCATAACCGGAAAAGGCTCAAAAGACCGTATTGTGCCCATGAATGTGCGTGCTCTGGAGAGCATTAAGGTATATATGGCAGGATTAAGGCAAGACTTACTAAAGGGAAAGACGTCTCCGTATCTTTTTTTGAATTATAAGGGAGAGCTTATGACACGGCAGAGGTTTTGGCAAACGCTTAAAAACTACGGTAAAGCCGCAGGAGTTGAGCTTTCCCCGCATACATTAAGACACTGCTTTGCAACACATTTGCTTGATGGCGGGGCGGACTTGCGCTCCGTTCAGAAAATGCTTGGGCACTCAGATATTTCCACAACTCAGATATATACAAAAATAACCACAGACAGAATTAAGACAGAATATAAAAAATACCATCCAAGGGCGTAATCGGAGAGTTCTATGGCATTAATACTCGTAACTAATGATGACGGAGTGTATTCAGAGGGGATTTTAAGTCTCCACAGAGCGCTGAGTGAGATAGCTGAGGCTGTGATAATAGCGCCTGACAGAGAGCAGAGCGCCACGAGCCATTCACTTACTATGCACAGACCACTTAAGGTAACAGAAATTAAAAAGAACATCTTTGCCGTAAATGGAACTCCTACTGATTGCGTAGCGCTGGGAATCGGGAAGGTGCTTGGCAGAAAGCCGGATTTGATAGCCTCTGGGATTAATAAAGGCGGTAACCTTGGGGATGACATCACATACTCAGGCACGGTTTCTGCGGCATTTGAGGGTACAATTTTAGGGGTACCATCGTTTGCCATATCAATGGTCGGTGAAAAGGATTACCACTTTTCCGTGGCAGCGGAGTTTGCCGTTAAGTTAGCTAAAATAATACTTGACAAGGGTCTTCCGAAGGATACGCTGATTAATGTAAACGTACCCAATGTGACTAAGGATGAGGTAAAGGGACTGAAATTTACAAAACAAGGTAAACGCGTGTATATAGGTTCAATAAAAGAGACATTTGACCCGTGGGGCAGGCTTCACTATTGGATAGGCGGGGGTACGCCTTCATGGGCAGACGATGAAAACACGGACTATCTTGCCGTGGAATCAAAGTACATTTCGGTGACGCCGCTTCATCTGGATTTAACAAACTATGACGCTCTCAGCTGTATCAAAGACGATTGGGCGCATTCACTTAAGGACTGAACAGTTGGAACTGTATGTAAAAGAGCGAGAGCGTATGCTTAAGGAGCAGCTGGTAGGGCGCGGCATTACAGATAAAAGAGTCCTTGATGCAATGCTGAAAGTTCCTCGTCATAATTATGTTACAGAGGAAAACTTGGTTCGCGCCTATGGCGATATGGCACTGGAGATAGACTGTGGTCAGACGATTTCGCAGCCCTACATGGTGGCAGTTATGACAGAGCTTCTTGAGTTAAAGGAAACCGACAGGGTACTTGAGATAGGTACAGGCTCTGGGTATCAGGCAGCGGTTCTATCTGAGCTTGCAAAAGAGGTGTACACTATAGAGAGGATAGAGCAGCTTGCAAAGGGTGCTATGGAAAAATTTGAATTAGCAGGAAAAACTAATATTTTCGTTAAAGTATCGGATGGTACGCTTGGGCTCCCTGATTGTGCGCCGTACGACAAGATAATAATAACAGCGGCAGCGCCCTCGGTGCCTCCTCCACTGATAGATCAGCTCTCATCAGATGGCGGTATATTGGTAGCGCCAGTTGGGAGCCGGCATACCCACAGGATTATCAAGCTCAGAAAAGTTGGTGATAAAATTGAAGAAACCCGGCATGTGCAATGTGTGTTTGTTCCCTTAATTGGGGCGTTTGGGTTAGATAGATAAGAGTGTGACAGATGGAGGAGGGGGTAGATGAAAAAAGCCTGTTTTTATGAAACGCTGCCAAATGATAACGTTAAATGCAGCCTCTGTGCTCACAGATGCACGATTGCTATTGGAAAACGTGGACTATGCGGAGTAAGAGAAAATCAGGACGGCGTATTGATGAGCCTTGTGTATGGCTCAGTTTGTTCAACGCAAGTTGACCCCATAGAGAAAAAACCGCTCTTTCATTTTAAACCCGCCTCACGCACATTTTCAATCGCAACCGTAGGGTGTAATTTCAAATGTCTGCACTGTCAAAATAGTTCAATCTCACAGTATCCAAGAGAGCACGATGGCGCTGTGACGGGCTATCCGGTAGCGGCAGAGTCAATAGTGGCGGCAGCAATAGCTGAAAGATGCGAGAGTATTTCATATACCTACACGGAGCCTACAATCTTTTATGAGTTTGCGCTTGATTGCGCCGTTTTAGCGGCTGAGAAGGGATTAAAAAATATCTTTGTAAGCAACGGGTTTATGACTCCGGAAAGTGCTGAGGTAATAATCCCCTACCTTCACGGCAACAATATAGATTTAAAGGGAGACGACGGGTTTTATAAGGAAATCTGCGGGGGGAATGTTGAACCCGTAAAGGACACAATACGATTAATGAAAGAGGGCGGGGTGTGGGTAGAAGTTACAACGCTTGTGATTCCCGGGCTTAACGACAGCGAGCAGGTGCTTAGGGGTATTGCAGAATTTATTGCTTCAGTAGATGCTTCAATCCCTTGGCATGTGAGCCGATTTTATGGCACCTATAAGATGACAGACAGACCGGGCACTCCGGTTGAGACACTGAAAAGAGCATGTGAAATAGGATATGAAAGCGGGCTTAAATTTGTTTATCAAGGAAACGTTCCCGGCTTAGGAGGAGAAAACACAAGCTGCCCAACTTGTAAAAAACTCCTAATTAAAAGAGACAGATTTACCGTTATCTCAAACGCCGTAAAAAATGGCAACTGCCCCTCTTGCGGCAGCGCTGTTGCAGGGGTGTGGTAGAGCTGTTACTATGATCATTAATGATGAAACTCTAAATGAAATTATCCAAAGGATTGCTTCTTTTTGCAGTCCTGAAAAGATCATCCTGTTTGGCTCATATGCTTATGGAGCGCAGACTTCAGAGAGCGATTTGGATATCATGGTCATAATGGAGACACTTTCCCCGCCACATAAAAGGGCTGTATCTTTAAGAAAGCTCCTGAGGGATATATCCGTGCCAAAAGACATTATTGTAAAAACTCCTGATGAGTTTAAGAGGTATAAGGATGTGATAGGCACAATTGTTTATCCAGCTGCCCATTACGGACGGATAGTATATGAGCGAAAGTGATAGGATTGTTATTGCAAAAAGTTGGTTTCTCAAAGCAGAAAATGATATTATTAATGCCGAGCACACTATGACGATGTCCAATCCTCCATGTGACACTGTCTGCTTTCATGCAGAGCAGTGCGCTGAAAAATATCTCAAGGGATTTCTCACATATCATCAGATAGAATTCCCAAAGACACATTCAATAGAGACTCTGGTTAGATTGTGCAAACAGGCTGCTCCTGCTATAGAGATAGAGCTTGGAGACATAGTAGAGATACTCACAAGTTACGGGGTTGCGGTGCGTTATCCTGATGGTGTCTATTATGATATCCCCAAAGAAGATGCCATAGAGGCAATAGAACTTGCAAAAAAGGTAAAAGCCTGTATTTTGAAACAGCTTGAAGGGAATATGTAATTTGGTATAAAGTAGATGTAGCTTATCATATAGAATCATTTTGGATTAAAAAAACCATGGAAAACCATTTGAAAAGTTGCGTCATTTAATGATAAAATCACATCTGTGCGAAAATATTAAAATCTGCCGGAGGTAATTTCTTGGAATATTTCAGGCTTGGCATAAAAGAAGCTCATAAATTGCTGCAAAATAAAGATATAACTGTGAAGGAATTAACCGAGAGCGTGTTTGAGCGCATTGAGTCGGTAGAAAAAACTGTAAACGCCTATGTTACTGTAACTAAAGATAAGGCATTTGAGATGATTGAAAAACTCCCGCAATCCCAAAGCACATACCTCTATGGAATACCCATAGCAATTAAAGACAACATGTGCACAAGAGGAATAAAGACCACCTGTTCATCCAAAATCCTTGAAGGCTTTATTCCTCCGTATGAAAGCACTGTGACAGATAAATTGCTAAACTCTGGCTACATTCTTACAGGGAAAACCAATTTGGATGAGTTTGCAATGGGCTCATCAACGGAAAACTCTGGGTTTTTCACAACAAGAAATCCATGGGACACTGACAGAGCGCCGGGAGGCAGCAGCGGAGGCTCTGCGGCGGCTGTAAGCGCCGATGAGTGTATAGCAGCCCTTGGCTCAGACACCGGTGGCTCAATACGACAGCCCGCATCATTCTGCGGTGTTGTCGGTCTTAAACCCACTTATGGGCGGGTTTCAAGGTTTGGTCTTGTTGCCTTTGCCTCCTCACTTGACCAAATCGGCCCCATTACTAAAACTGTTGAGGACTCTGCCATTTTGCTTAATGTCATATCCGGTCATGACCCGTTTGACAGCACATCTGCTGCCGTTGATGTGCCGGATTTTACCTCCTGTATCGGAAAGGATATTAAGGGCTTAAGAGTTGGTATTCCATCAGAATATTTCATTGACGGAATGGACAAAGAGGTGGAGCTTTCCGTAAAGGCGGCAATCGCCCATATTGAATCCCTTGGATCTCAAATTATAGAGATTACCCTTCCTCACACTGGTTATGCTGTGGCAGCATACTACATACTGGCAACCTCTGAGGCAAGCTCAAACCTTGCCCGCTATGACGGCATAAAGTACGGTCTTAGGGTTAAAGCCGATGATTTAATTGAAACATACATGAAAAGCCGTGCCGTAGGGTTTGGCACTGAGGTTAAAAGACGAATAATGCTTGGCACCTATGCTCTGTCCTCCGGCTACTACGACGCTTATTATAAAAAAGCTCAGCAGGTTAGAACCCTCATAAAGCAGGATTTTGACCGCGCCTTTGAGCGTGTTGACATAATTGCCACTCCAACTGCTCCCACTACGGCTTTTAAAATTGGAGAAAAAGTAAACGATCCGCTTCAGATGTATCTAAGCGATATTTTCACTATATCGGTAAATCTGGCAGGAGTGCCTGCCATATCGCTGCCCTGCGGGTTTGACCAAAAGGGTTTGCCTATTGGACTTCAACTGATTGGAAAGGCTTTTGATGAGGAGACTATTTTGAAAGTTGCACATGCTTTTGAGGCTTCAACCCCACATCACACAAGGAGGCCTGCGCTATGAAAAAATACGAGGCCGTTATAGGGCTTGAAATACATGCCCAGATGCGTACTAAAACAAAGATGTTCTGTGGCTGCAGCACAACGTTTGGAAAAGAGCCTAATTCTCAAACTTGTCCTGTGTGTATTGGAATGCCGGGAGTGCTTCCAGTTATAAACAGAAAAGCCGTTGAGTTTACAGTCAGGGCGGGGCTTGCCCTTGGCTGTAAAATTTCATCATACAGCCGTTTTGCCAGAAAAAACTATTTTTATCCGGATCTCCCCAAAGGCTATCAGGTA
Coding sequences:
- a CDS encoding exonuclease; translation: MIENSFSILDGIGQKGEKRLWSRGIYTWQDFINERSIPFLNDRHKGALDGKLERFTKSLRDGDQEEFNKSLNRKEHWRLFERFKDNAVYLDIETNGLPSKGGGYVTMVGLYDGFEYNCLIRGNNLNRQNLMNALKPFKMLITFYGAVFDIPFLVNNFALELDMLHFDVCLEGKRVGFNGGLKKIESVMGILRDDDVVGMDGYAAVRLWQMYKRGDNDSLSTLIKYNREDTVNLLTISKHVYNELKRSTGIYDYITESAAGG
- the gatA gene encoding Asp-tRNA(Asn)/Glu-tRNA(Gln) amidotransferase subunit GatA, with the protein product MEYFRLGIKEAHKLLQNKDITVKELTESVFERIESVEKTVNAYVTVTKDKAFEMIEKLPQSQSTYLYGIPIAIKDNMCTRGIKTTCSSKILEGFIPPYESTVTDKLLNSGYILTGKTNLDEFAMGSSTENSGFFTTRNPWDTDRAPGGSSGGSAAAVSADECIAALGSDTGGSIRQPASFCGVVGLKPTYGRVSRFGLVAFASSLDQIGPITKTVEDSAILLNVISGHDPFDSTSAAVDVPDFTSCIGKDIKGLRVGIPSEYFIDGMDKEVELSVKAAIAHIESLGSQIIEITLPHTGYAVAAYYILATSEASSNLARYDGIKYGLRVKADDLIETYMKSRAVGFGTEVKRRIMLGTYALSSGYYDAYYKKAQQVRTLIKQDFDRAFERVDIIATPTAPTTAFKIGEKVNDPLQMYLSDIFTISVNLAGVPAISLPCGFDQKGLPIGLQLIGKAFDEETILKVAHAFEASTPHHTRRPAL
- a CDS encoding protein-L-isoaspartate(D-aspartate) O-methyltransferase — translated: MTLSAVSKTIGRIHLRTEQLELYVKERERMLKEQLVGRGITDKRVLDAMLKVPRHNYVTEENLVRAYGDMALEIDCGQTISQPYMVAVMTELLELKETDRVLEIGTGSGYQAAVLSELAKEVYTIERIEQLAKGAMEKFELAGKTNIFVKVSDGTLGLPDCAPYDKIIITAAAPSVPPPLIDQLSSDGGILVAPVGSRHTHRIIKLRKVGDKIEETRHVQCVFVPLIGAFGLDR
- the surE gene encoding 5'/3'-nucleotidase SurE — its product is MALILVTNDDGVYSEGILSLHRALSEIAEAVIIAPDREQSATSHSLTMHRPLKVTEIKKNIFAVNGTPTDCVALGIGKVLGRKPDLIASGINKGGNLGDDITYSGTVSAAFEGTILGVPSFAISMVGEKDYHFSVAAEFAVKLAKIILDKGLPKDTLINVNVPNVTKDEVKGLKFTKQGKRVYIGSIKETFDPWGRLHYWIGGGTPSWADDENTDYLAVESKYISVTPLHLDLTNYDALSCIKDDWAHSLKD
- a CDS encoding nucleotidyltransferase domain-containing protein — encoded protein: MIINDETLNEIIQRIASFCSPEKIILFGSYAYGAQTSESDLDIMVIMETLSPPHKRAVSLRKLLRDISVPKDIIVKTPDEFKRYKDVIGTIVYPAAHYGRIVYERK
- a CDS encoding HEPN domain-containing protein, producing MSESDRIVIAKSWFLKAENDIINAEHTMTMSNPPCDTVCFHAEQCAEKYLKGFLTYHQIEFPKTHSIETLVRLCKQAAPAIEIELGDIVEILTSYGVAVRYPDGVYYDIPKEDAIEAIELAKKVKACILKQLEGNM
- the amrS gene encoding AmmeMemoRadiSam system radical SAM enzyme, producing MKKACFYETLPNDNVKCSLCAHRCTIAIGKRGLCGVRENQDGVLMSLVYGSVCSTQVDPIEKKPLFHFKPASRTFSIATVGCNFKCLHCQNSSISQYPREHDGAVTGYPVAAESIVAAAIAERCESISYTYTEPTIFYEFALDCAVLAAEKGLKNIFVSNGFMTPESAEVIIPYLHGNNIDLKGDDGFYKEICGGNVEPVKDTIRLMKEGGVWVEVTTLVIPGLNDSEQVLRGIAEFIASVDASIPWHVSRFYGTYKMTDRPGTPVETLKRACEIGYESGLKFVYQGNVPGLGGENTSCPTCKKLLIKRDRFTVISNAVKNGNCPSCGSAVAGVW
- the xerD gene encoding site-specific tyrosine recombinase XerD; its protein translation is MLKEFLLYLTVERGAALNTVNSYELDIVQFQSYLSGNNETLETFTREDIVGFIERSKDNQYSMTSICRFISSIRTFCKFLVIERVREDDPAETIRLPKKWESIPKALSFDDVLSLLSAKVSGRMVVRDRAMLELLYSSGLRVTELMGVEVDRVNFQAGFLTITGKGSKDRIVPMNVRALESIKVYMAGLRQDLLKGKTSPYLFLNYKGELMTRQRFWQTLKNYGKAAGVELSPHTLRHCFATHLLDGGADLRSVQKMLGHSDISTTQIYTKITTDRIKTEYKKYHPRA